From the genome of Nicotiana sylvestris chromosome 2, ASM39365v2, whole genome shotgun sequence, one region includes:
- the LOC104248580 gene encoding transcription factor HBI1, which translates to MLSCGEMSVLERQRAVLERLYSQSKQQLSSLPLQNLAQFNNLITEQMMGSLDIPIERMNENFTNFNMFGREHDKAIIGFGFTNNWQETARPSFSTVSNSSITTVSPPPEKEIDTIVAPTGNVVSTNKRKAEQFSEEEDCKIKRPQSEISEKSQRAASGNNSKENSKTSEVQKPDYIHVRARRGQATDSHSLAERARREKISKKMKYLQELVPGCNKVTGKAGMLDEIINYVQSLQKQVEFLSMKLAALNPRLDLNTDNLFTKDFPSYMSNFPTIDVPTYSEYNLIQHQQMLPQRSENCLMSFPEATSSPTSVVQQQPNFETDLQSLFQCQL; encoded by the exons ATGTTAAGCTGCGGCGAAATGAGTGTTCTTGAGAGACAGAGAGCAGTGTTGGAACGTCTTTATAGCCAATCCAAACAGCAGCTTTCTTCTCTGCCTCTGCAAAATCTTGCTCAGTTTAACAATTTGATTACTGAGCAAATGATGGGCAGCCTTGACATTCCAATTGAACGAATGAACGAGAATTTTACGAACTTCAATATGTTTGGGAGAGAACATGATAAGGCCATAATAGGCTTTGGTTTTACCAATAATTGGCAAGAAACAGCTCGTCCCTCTTTCTCTACAGTCTCGAATTCATCCATTACAACAGTGTCTCCGCCGCCAGAGAAAGAAATAGATACAATTGTAGCTCCGACAGGAAATGTGGTGTCAACAAATAAGAGAAAAGCAGAG CAATTTTCTGAGGAAGAGGATTGTAAAATCAAGAGACCTCAGTCAGAGATTAGTGAGAAAAGCCAAAGAGCTGCTTCAGGGAATAATTCAAAGGAGAATTCTAAGACATCAGAGGTTCAAAAACCTGATTATATTCATGTCAGGGCACGTCGTGGTCAAGCCACTGATAGCCACAGCTTAGCAGAAAGA GCTAGAAGGGAGAAAATCAGTAAGAAGATGAAATATTTACAAGAGTTAGTCCCAGGTTGCAATAAAGTGACTGGCAAAGCCGGAATGCTAGATGAAATCATCAATTACGTTCAATCTCTACAGAAACAAGTCGAATTCCTATCAATGAAACTTGCTGCTCTAAATCCTAGACTTGATTTGAACACAGATAACTTATTCACCAAAGATTTCCCCTCTTACATGTCCAATTTTCCAACAATAGATGTTCCCACATATTCGGAATATAACTTAATCCAACACCAACAAATGTTACCCCAAAGAAGCGAAAACTGTTTAATGTCATTTCCAGAAGCAACTTCCTCCCCTACTTCG GTAGTACAGCAGCAGCCAAATTTTGAAACTGATTTGCAGAGCCTTTTTCAGTGTCAGCTTTAA